In one Diabrotica virgifera virgifera chromosome 5, PGI_DIABVI_V3a genomic region, the following are encoded:
- the LOC114334345 gene encoding toll-like receptor 6, whose translation MVISTFFVCLKCSNISVDLYKDFDYIGDTITINSIFELKQNVVHRGELQGILIENQNVPVLPNNFLNGISVRELSITKSQVRDVEPGALDMASVVNLILNDNQIARIRKGIFNKKSFSSLNLNNNNISHIEDDAFQGANIEKLSLDGNKMTKLTSKMFTRSHIAVISLQSNGISNIEDGTFAKIDNLRELILNDNQLEVIGNVFRNLTNLHDLYLKQNQIKTLEPGCFDGSGIYYLYLGSNQLTHIAKGVFYKVPLVILHVSDNRISKIDKGALAGISTLKYVHLHNNNLGDLKLSTLDFLNTPLNYLVLSDNCISNIDIGVFKNSKIDDLDLSRNQIKSIKKKLFQNVIIHTINLSENEISEIEEDAFDDIEDLSSIDVSLNKLKEVKKRMFSLPLDKVNLEGNVITYIDSDALNGLPLSHLQIKNNHIATNNNA comes from the coding sequence ATGGTGATATCCacgttttttgtttgtttaaaatgTAGTAATATTTCTGTTGACCTGTACAAAGACTTCGACTATATAGGGGATACGATAACAATTAACTCAATTTTTGAGTTGAAGCAAAATGTGGTCCATAGAGGTGAATTACAAGGCATTCTGATTGAAAACCAAAATGTTCCAGTATTACCAAATAACTTTTTGAATGGAATCAGTGTAAGAGAACTCTCAATTACTAAATCCCAAGTAAGAGATGTTGAACCTGGTGCATTAGATATGGCTTCTGTCGTTAACCTAATATTGAATGATAACCAAATTGCAAGAATAAGAAAAGGtatatttaacaaaaaatcatTTAGTTCACTtaatttaaacaataacaatatatCCCATATAGAAGATGACGCATTTCAAGGTGCAAATATCGAAAAACTGAGCTTGGATGGTAACAAGATGACAAAATtgacttcaaaaatgtttacCCGTTCGCATATAGCAGTTATTTCGCTACAATCGAACGGAATAAGTAACATAGAGGATGGTACCTTTGCTAAAATCGATAACTTGAGGGAATTAATTCTAAATGACAACCAACTGGAGGTTATTGGAAACGTCTTTCGGAACTTGACAAATTTACACGATTTGTACttgaaacaaaaccaaattaagaCACTTGAACCTGGATGTTTTGACGGTTCTGGGATCTACTACCTTTATCTTGGAAGTAACCAACTGACTCATATTGCAAAAGGTGTGTTTTATAAAGTACCTCTCGTCATATTGCATGTTAGTGATAATAGaatttcaaaaattgataaaggTGCTTTAGCCGGTATTTCAACGCTGAAATATGTTCACTTACATAATAACAATCTTGGAGATTTAAAGCTGTCTACTCTTGACTTCCTCAATACTCCTTTAAACTATCTAGTTCTGAGTGATAACTGCATTTCAAATATTGATATTGGTgtgtttaaaaatagtaaaatagatGACTTGGACCTAAGCAGAAACCAGATAAAATCGATTAAAAAAAAGCTTTTCCAAAATGTTATAATTCACACCATTAACTTGAGTGAAAATGAAATTAGCGAAATAGAAGAAGATGCTTTTGACGATATCGAGGATTTAAGTAGCATAGATGTGAGCTTGAACAAACTTAAAGAAGTTAAGAAGAGGATGTTCAGTCTACCATTGGATAAAGTTAATTTGGAAGGTAATGTAATAACTTACATCGATAGTGATGCCCTCAATGGTCTTCCGCTGTCACATCTTCAgataaaaaataatcatattgcTACCAACAACAACGCTtaa